GCCCCAACGGTCTTCTCTTTAGCGGAGGATTATACATCGTTTTATCCTTCTTCATTACCTTCACTTTTTCCGGATTTGGTTACCCGCTGTATTCAAAAACCTTACTCTCTACCTTCGATGGAAGGTAAAGAATATTTGGTTGGTCTTTGCCCTGGCGTTTTCTTAGGTGCTTTTGGAATGGTGGGTTTTCCTTCCTTTCACACTTTGAAGCATAAAGCAGAATTAGTGTATCATGGTATCAATGTTTTTGGTAATGAAAGCAGGAATCCCTCCGTAATCGTCAATGTTGAAGACGTCAAATCTGCTTTAACGTCGGAACAAATTGCGATGCAATATGTCGGAAAACGAATTTTTGTAGACTGGCCTTATTTACGTGAAGCATATGTGGAGAGTGCTATGGACGAAAGTTACATGTATTTAGCTTCAAACAGTACCATTGAGAAAAGGGATTTGgcagaaattgaaaaaagcCAATGGGGCCGTAAATGTTCCCATAAAATTAGAGAATATAGTAAACGATTTGGCGTTCTTTTTGGTGATATTTCCTTATTGCTTCAAGTACGTCCTATCAAAGGATTGGAGTATACCAGAGAAGGTGCTCTTGTTAAGATTTTTAACGAATCTGTCCTTGAGGATTATCCAGCCCAATTAGTGGTCGAAAAGATTGCTATAGATGATCCAAGATTTACCGAGAGAGAAGCTCCGCCAGTAGAGGTGGAATATCCTCCAGGAACGAAGGCTTTTCATCTCGGAGAGTATAATTATGGGCGACCTGCACAAATTACAGGATGCAAGGACAACAAGCTCATTATTTGGTTATCAACCGCCCCTGGGTTGGATGCCCAATGGGGTCGTGTTCTTGTTAACGATAGCAAGtcaaaagagaaatattATCCTTCTTATATCGTTGCGAAGTTGCTTAACATACATCCGCTACttttaagtaaaataaCATCTAGCTTCTTAATTAGCAATGGTActaaaagagaaaatattggattaaatttaaaatttgatgCCAGAAATCAAAAAGTGTTAGGATTTTCCCGGAAAAGCACTAAAGGTTGGGAATTCTCGAACAAAACCGTTGCCCTTGTTAAAGAGTACATAAATACGTTCCCtcaattatttaatattttaacaaCACATGCTACCAAGGATAATTTAACGGTCAAGGATTGCTTCCCTAAAGATGATACCCAACAATTGGCTGCGGTCAAACATTGGATCAAAGAGAAAGGGATTAACTCTCTTACTAGAGTATCTTTAGATGAAGATGCTTTAGACTCGGACATTATAAAGCTAATTGAGGAAAAAGCAAGCACAATTGATTCTACCTATCAGGTTCCGAAGAAAGTTTTTGGCGTCCCTCGGTATGCCTTATTAAAACCTTCACAAACACGTGGAATTTTGCATAGTCAAGAATTTGCTTTAGGCGATCGTGTTGTTTATGTTCAGGACTCTGGTAAAGTTCCAATTGCAGCATACGGAACTGTCGTGGGTATTATGTTGCATCATTTGGATGTCGTCTTTGACTTGCCTTTTATGAGCGGAACTACTCTAGATGGAAGGTGTTCGCCATATCATGGTATGCAAGTTGAAGTTTCAATGGTTTTAAACGTTACAAATCCTCAGTTCGTTGTAAATACCCGTGCCGGAAAGAATAGAAAAACCAATGTTAGTGCAAATAATGTTTCTCAAGGTACTGACTCTCGTTTGGTAACGAAACCCACTTCAACTTTTCCATCACCTCCATCCCCTCCATCTTCTAGTGTTTGGAACAAAAGAGAGCATCATCCAAAGCCTTTTTCACTACATCAAGTCCCTCCCCCTGAATCATTAATCCATAAATCGAAGAGTAAGTTTAGCAAAGGTAACCACCACTCTACCAATGGTACACAATCTATCCGCGGTAGGGGTGGAAAACGTGGTAAACCCTTAAGGTCGAAAGAACTCAATCGCAAGCACGATCACATCGTTCAGCCGATGGGCAAACTTCAGATTAACTAGCCCAATTGTATTTTAGTGGTgtgataataaattttattagcaTAGAATTCTTTAACTTTATAGAAGGTTTTAAGACAACATTATGATATGAATGAAATTTATGtgcaaatattttagtAGACTTCTATACTTTAAATCTGTAGTAAGAGAAATTTCGGTTTGAACGGTTAAActtataaatatttagtATTCGGAGTTTAGTCTCAGATACAATCAACCAAACACGACTTTACAAATCAtatggaagaaaaatattataaaaacaatagaggtaacaaaatttatattacGACTGGATAATATGCTCGATTCTAATTTTTAACGCCGTAACGATTTACAGTCTTACCGTCTGGAA
This portion of the Schizosaccharomyces pombe strain 972h- genome assembly, chromosome: I genome encodes:
- the exo2 gene encoding exonuclease II Exo2 — its product is MGIPKFFRWMSERYPLCSQLIENDRIPEFDNLYLDMNGILHNCTHKNDDHSSPPLPEEEMYIAIFNYIEHLFEKIKPKKLLYMAVDGCAPRAKMNQQRSRRFRTAKDAHDARLKAERNGEDFPEEQFDSNCITPGTTFMERVSRQLYYFIHKKVTNDSQWQNIEVIFSGHDCPGEGEHKIMEYIRTQKAQPSYNPNTRHCLYGLDADLIMLGLLSHDPHFCLLREEVTFGPASRNRSKELAHQKFYLLHLSLLREYLEFEFQECRSTFTFKYDLEKILDDFILLAFFVGNDFLPHLPGLHINEGALALMFSIYKKVMPSAGGYINEKGVINMARLELILLELENFEKEIFKAEVSETKNNGNSDKPSFDFLKYITESTNDIKAMTGEQKNYFLQIKKFLSSREPFIDFSANISSVDQRFLRRLCNDLHLSFSKIIKVDGTHLLRITFRDLEFNDEDEDEIEQDEIERVLQKYDNIPLLNEEQALKEKNVEKDFIQWKDDYYRSKVGFSYYDEEALKAMAERYVEGLQWVLFYYYRGCQSWGWYYNYHFAPKISDVLKGLDVKIDFKMGTPFRPFEQLMAVLPARSQALVPPCFRDLMVNSESPIIDFYPENFALDQNGKTASWEAVVIIPFIDETRLIDALASKDKFLTEEERKRNSFNAPTVFSLAEDYTSFYPSSLPSLFPDLVTRCIQKPYSLPSMEGKEYLVGLCPGVFLGAFGMVGFPSFHTLKHKAELVYHGINVFGNESRNPSVIVNVEDVKSALTSEQIAMQYVGKRIFVDWPYLREAYVESAMDESYMYLASNSTIEKRDLAEIEKSQWGRKCSHKIREYSKRFGVLFGDISLLLQVRPIKGLEYTREGALVKIFNESVLEDYPAQLVVEKIAIDDPRFTEREAPPVEVEYPPGTKAFHLGEYNYGRPAQITGCKDNKLIIWLSTAPGLDAQWGRVLVNDSKSKEKYYPSYIVAKLLNIHPLLLSKITSSFLISNGTKRENIGLNLKFDARNQKVLGFSRKSTKGWEFSNKTVALVKEYINTFPQLFNILTTHATKDNLTVKDCFPKDDTQQLAAVKHWIKEKGINSLTRVSLDEDALDSDIIKLIEEKASTIDSTYQVPKKVFGVPRYALLKPSQTRGILHSQEFALGDRVVYVQDSGKVPIAAYGTVVGIMLHHLDVVFDLPFMSGTTLDGRCSPYHGMQVEVSMVLNVTNPQFVVNTRAGKNRKTNVSANNVSQGTDSRLVTKPTSTFPSPPSPPSSSVWNKREHHPKPFSLHQVPPPESLIHKSKSKFSKGNHHSTNGTQSIRGRGGKRGKPLRSKELNRKHDHIVQPMGKLQIN